A genome region from Paludibacterium sp. B53371 includes the following:
- a CDS encoding response regulator, which translates to MAQVLMVDDSSAVRNEVCDFLKANGLTVIPAVDGRDGLEKLRANPGIRLVVSDVNMPNMDGLTMAEKIRQELKNMAVNVIMLTTENSPAMKERGKAAGVRGWIVKPFNGAAVLATFKKLVAE; encoded by the coding sequence ATGGCACAAGTATTGATGGTGGATGATTCCAGTGCGGTACGTAACGAAGTCTGTGATTTTCTCAAGGCCAATGGCCTGACGGTGATTCCGGCCGTGGACGGCAGGGACGGGCTGGAGAAGTTGCGTGCCAATCCGGGCATCAGGCTGGTGGTCAGTGATGTCAACATGCCGAATATGGATGGCCTGACCATGGCGGAAAAGATCCGTCAGGAGCTGAAAAACATGGCGGTCAACGTGATCATGCTGACGACGGAAAACAGTCCGGCGATGAAGGAGCGTGGCAAGGCTGCCGGGGTTCGGGGCTGGATCGTGAAGCCATTCAATGGCGCGGCGGTACTGGCTACCTTCAAGAAGCTGGTCGCCGAGTAA
- a CDS encoding methyl-accepting chemotaxis protein, protein MSPRQVWPGRLSESAGGMDGVMAGIVVLVVLVTGLIMLCLWLRQRVRRLTLDLLQQGQEVAMLHSQASGQALDAHRLADLQAQIDQLQTENSRLSLALQQSEAALPAHCESARSEAMLAADKAWAARYAQWQQSLQDEQRALAEEMSRLLGLVQTIERWHEEMQAILVNNQRLREQNERFASIVKSVVMLALNAAIEAARAGEQGRGFAVVADGVRDLALNAGVLSGEYKKNLERNDLVTTTTFQDLQASGKMIRTAVFSLQSASDSLFGKLHAEVAA, encoded by the coding sequence GTGTCGCCCCGCCAGGTCTGGCCGGGGCGTTTGTCTGAAAGCGCGGGCGGAATGGATGGCGTGATGGCGGGGATCGTGGTGTTGGTTGTACTGGTGACGGGTTTGATCATGTTGTGCCTATGGCTGCGGCAGCGGGTGCGCCGGCTGACACTGGATCTGTTGCAGCAGGGGCAGGAAGTGGCGATGCTGCACAGTCAGGCGTCAGGGCAGGCGCTGGATGCACACAGGTTGGCGGACTTGCAGGCACAGATCGATCAATTGCAGACCGAGAACTCGCGTCTGTCTCTGGCCCTGCAGCAAAGCGAAGCCGCCTTGCCTGCGCATTGCGAGTCGGCGCGCAGCGAGGCCATGCTGGCGGCAGACAAGGCCTGGGCAGCGCGCTACGCGCAATGGCAGCAATCTTTGCAGGACGAGCAGCGGGCCCTGGCCGAGGAGATGTCGCGCTTGCTCGGCCTGGTGCAGACCATTGAGCGCTGGCATGAAGAGATGCAGGCCATCCTGGTGAACAATCAGCGATTACGTGAGCAAAATGAGCGTTTTGCCTCCATCGTCAAGAGTGTTGTCATGCTGGCGCTGAATGCGGCGATCGAGGCGGCGCGTGCGGGTGAGCAGGGGCGGGGCTTTGCCGTGGTGGCGGATGGTGTGCGTGATCTGGCACTCAATGCCGGCGTCCTGTCCGGCGAGTACAAGAAGAACCTGGAGCGCAATGATCTGGTGACCACCACGACCTTTCAGGATCTGCAGGCCAGCGGGAAGATGATCCGTACCGCGGTGTTCAGTCTGCAAAGTGCCAGCGACAGCCTGTTTGGCAAGCTGCATGCCGAGGTTGCGGCATGA
- a CDS encoding phospholipase D family protein, translated as MKRFLLLFVFIAHSALAATPIPAGAAYDLGFSPGGSSLKVVQKGVDSAQQEILVAAYGFTSKPIAQSLLAAAKRGVKVWVVADRKANQPARDGKFTALSMLVQRGIPVRLNGNYAIHHHKFMVIDGKTVETGSFNYSQAAVKANAENVLLLWNVPSLAADYRREWQRLWAESQPMQP; from the coding sequence ATGAAGCGGTTCTTGTTGCTGTTTGTTTTTATTGCCCATTCGGCCCTGGCGGCCACACCGATCCCGGCCGGCGCTGCCTATGACCTGGGGTTTTCACCTGGCGGCAGTTCGCTGAAAGTGGTGCAAAAGGGCGTTGACAGTGCGCAACAGGAGATTCTGGTGGCTGCCTATGGCTTTACCAGCAAACCGATTGCCCAGTCTCTGCTGGCAGCGGCGAAGCGCGGGGTCAAAGTCTGGGTGGTCGCGGATCGCAAGGCTAATCAGCCGGCCCGGGACGGGAAATTCACCGCCCTTTCCATGCTGGTGCAGCGCGGCATTCCGGTTCGCCTGAATGGCAACTATGCCATTCATCATCACAAATTCATGGTGATCGATGGCAAGACCGTTGAAACCGGCTCGTTTAACTACAGTCAGGCGGCGGTCAAGGCCAATGCGGAAAATGTCCTGCTGCTCTGGAACGTGCCGTCTCTGGCTGCGGATTACCGGCGTGAATGGCAGCGCCTGTGGGCCGAGAGTCAGCCAATGCAGCCTTGA
- a CDS encoding DNA-binding transcriptional regulator, with the protein MSSENNVSFDPRALRVQLDLNQQEFWSAIGVTQSGGSRYENDRRIPKPVMELLRLRYQLGIKLDGITEENAPVVKAIASGELDSTAMRANVERIQKLLRASENLAREAALLSAAAEELLNQPN; encoded by the coding sequence ATGAGTTCGGAAAACAACGTCTCTTTCGATCCCCGTGCCTTGCGCGTCCAGCTGGATCTGAATCAACAGGAATTCTGGAGCGCCATCGGCGTCACCCAGTCAGGCGGCTCTCGTTATGAAAATGACCGACGCATCCCCAAGCCGGTGATGGAATTGCTGCGCCTGCGCTATCAGCTGGGCATCAAGCTCGACGGCATCACGGAAGAAAATGCCCCGGTCGTCAAAGCGATTGCCAGCGGCGAGCTGGACAGCACCGCCATGCGTGCCAATGTGGAGCGTATCCAGAAATTGCTGCGTGCCAGTGAGAATCTGGCGCGTGAAGCGGCCTTGCTGTCCGCCGCCGCAGAAGAACTGTTGAATCAGCCGAACTGA
- a CDS encoding thioesterase family protein — protein MEKHYPEIGRKLIPMRWGDMDAIGHLNNTYYFRYLEQVRVEWLDNIGQGIRPGESGPVIAATSCTFRRQMSYPATVEITLELERLGRSSITLRHHFYVQGDPETVYAYGDVTLVWVNYQTGQPVALPEVIRQVLAPQVAELEKMSV, from the coding sequence ATGGAAAAACATTATCCGGAAATCGGCCGCAAACTCATCCCCATGCGCTGGGGAGACATGGATGCCATTGGTCATCTCAACAATACCTACTACTTCCGCTATCTCGAGCAAGTACGGGTCGAGTGGCTGGACAATATCGGGCAGGGCATCCGGCCGGGAGAGAGCGGACCGGTCATCGCCGCCACCTCCTGCACCTTCCGTCGCCAGATGAGCTATCCGGCTACGGTCGAGATCACCCTCGAACTGGAGCGCCTGGGGCGCAGCAGTATCACCCTGCGGCATCATTTTTACGTGCAGGGCGATCCGGAAACAGTCTATGCCTATGGGGATGTCACCCTGGTGTGGGTGAATTATCAGACCGGACAGCCGGTGGCTCTGCCCGAGGTGATCCGTCAGGTGCTGGCGCCGCAAGTGGCGGAGTTGGAGAAAATGTCAGTCTGA